A genome region from Bacteroidia bacterium includes the following:
- a CDS encoding ferredoxin, translated as MITITLIRDKCIGCNYCREHAPQRFTMSKKDGKAVLLNSYDRKGFHTAKVHESELESVQNAAKACPVNVIKVTE; from the coding sequence ATGATTACCATCACACTCATACGCGACAAATGTATAGGATGTAATTATTGCAGAGAGCATGCACCTCAACGATTCACCATGTCAAAAAAAGATGGCAAGGCAGTTTTGCTTAATTCGTATGACCGCAAAGGTTTTCATACCGCCAAAGTACATGAGTCAGAACTGGAATCAGTACAGAATGCTGCCAAAGCATGTCCTGTAAATGTAATCAAGGTTACAGAATAA
- the guaB gene encoding IMP dehydrogenase — protein MTNKIINEGLTFDDVLVVPAYSEVLPRETNTTTKLTKKISLNIPLVSAAMDTVTESDMAIAMAREGGIGIIHKNMTIEQQAKEVSRVKRADSGMIMNPITLSKNDTIADALHLMKDNSIGGIPIVDSKRTLIGIITNRDLRFEKDMSKKIDKVMTKDELITGKVGTDLMQARAILQERRIEKLPIVDKNNKLVGLITFKDIQKVISYPKACKDEFGRLRVGAAIGVTADTMKRVDALVEAGVDVVALDTAHGHSKGVINELQKIKKKYKDLQVICGNIATGAAAKDLVKAGADAVKVGVGPGSICTTRIIAGIGVPQLSAVIDVATAIQGSGVPIIADGGVRYSGDLVKAIVAGADTMMAGGIYAGTEETPGETTLYEGRKVKTYRGMGSIEAMKDGSKDRYFQDAEEEIAKLVPEGIVGHVAYKGKVAEVIYQFVGGLKAGMGYCGAKTIDELKKASFVKITGSGIRESHPHDVKITKEAPNYTR, from the coding sequence ATAACGAATAAAATCATCAACGAGGGCTTAACCTTTGACGATGTACTTGTAGTTCCTGCATACTCAGAAGTATTACCCAGAGAAACAAACACAACTACAAAGCTTACCAAAAAAATCTCATTGAATATACCACTTGTATCTGCTGCTATGGATACAGTTACCGAATCCGATATGGCAATTGCTATGGCGCGTGAAGGCGGAATCGGCATTATTCATAAAAACATGACGATTGAACAACAGGCTAAAGAGGTTAGCAGAGTCAAAAGAGCGGACAGCGGAATGATTATGAACCCTATTACCTTGTCAAAAAATGACACCATCGCTGATGCCTTACACTTAATGAAGGATAACAGTATTGGAGGCATTCCGATTGTTGATTCTAAGCGTACACTCATAGGCATCATTACCAATCGAGACTTGCGTTTCGAAAAAGATATGAGTAAGAAAATTGATAAGGTGATGACAAAAGACGAACTCATTACAGGTAAAGTAGGCACAGATCTAATGCAAGCCCGTGCAATCCTACAAGAGCGCAGAATAGAAAAACTTCCTATTGTTGACAAAAACAACAAATTAGTAGGGCTAATAACATTCAAAGACATACAAAAAGTAATCAGTTATCCCAAAGCTTGCAAAGATGAGTTTGGCAGACTGCGTGTAGGAGCAGCCATTGGTGTTACAGCCGATACTATGAAAAGAGTAGATGCTTTGGTTGAGGCAGGGGTAGATGTGGTTGCATTAGATACAGCTCACGGACACAGCAAGGGCGTAATCAACGAACTCCAAAAAATAAAGAAGAAATATAAAGACCTGCAAGTAATTTGCGGAAATATTGCAACCGGTGCAGCAGCAAAAGATCTGGTTAAAGCCGGAGCAGATGCGGTGAAAGTGGGAGTGGGTCCGGGTTCTATTTGTACAACAAGAATCATTGCCGGAATCGGTGTTCCGCAACTCTCTGCCGTAATTGATGTAGCAACCGCAATTCAAGGAAGCGGAGTACCTATCATTGCAGATGGAGGGGTGCGATATAGCGGAGACTTAGTGAAAGCCATCGTTGCCGGAGCAGACACCATGATGGCGGGCGGAATCTATGCAGGTACAGAAGAAACACCCGGAGAAACTACGTTGTACGAAGGTAGAAAAGTTAAAACATACAGAGGAATGGGCTCTATTGAAGCTATGAAAGATGGATCTAAAGACCGATACTTTCAAGATGCGGAAGAAGAAATTGCCAAATTAGTACCCGAAGGAATTGTAGGGCATGTTGCCTACAAGGGAAAAGTTGCAGAAGTGATTTACCAATTCGTTGGCGGACTGAAAGCAGGAATGGGATATTGTGGTGCAAAAACCATTGATGAGTTGAAAAAAGCATCTTTTGTAAAAATCACCGGTTCTGGTATCAGGGAGAGTCATCCGCATGATGTAAAAATCACAAAAGAAGCTCCGAATTATACTCGATAG
- a CDS encoding geranylgeranylglyceryl/heptaprenylglyceryl phosphate synthase: MSVLKSIREAKSANKKFLAILIDPDTDFTNVKAVLENAKKVHVDIIFVGGSLLYQGRIDECIDFIRKYSDLPITIFPGSEIQMSNKADAILLLSLISGRNADLLIGKHVVAAPFLKKMNLEVIPTGYMLVDGGKTTTASYISQTVPIPSDKPGIAMATAMAGEYLGLQLIYMDAGSGAHNQVPPDMIQIVRKSISIPIIVGGGIKSKDQLVAAWNAGADVVVVGNILENNPDELLGLR; the protein is encoded by the coding sequence ATGTCTGTTTTAAAATCCATACGCGAAGCAAAAAGTGCAAACAAAAAATTTCTTGCTATCTTAATTGACCCTGATACAGATTTTACAAACGTTAAAGCAGTGTTGGAGAATGCAAAAAAAGTGCATGTGGATATCATTTTTGTCGGGGGTAGTTTGCTCTATCAAGGAAGGATTGATGAGTGTATTGATTTTATTAGAAAGTATAGTGATTTGCCTATAACTATTTTTCCCGGAAGCGAAATTCAAATGAGTAACAAAGCTGATGCGATCTTGTTGTTGTCCCTCATTTCGGGTCGTAATGCTGATTTATTAATTGGCAAACATGTTGTTGCTGCTCCATTTCTCAAGAAAATGAATCTTGAGGTTATTCCAACCGGGTATATGTTAGTTGACGGAGGCAAAACAACAACTGCATCCTATATTAGTCAAACAGTTCCAATTCCTTCTGACAAGCCGGGTATTGCAATGGCTACTGCGATGGCTGGCGAGTATTTGGGTTTGCAGTTGATTTACATGGATGCAGGCAGCGGTGCTCACAATCAGGTGCCTCCCGACATGATACAGATTGTTCGTAAAAGTATTTCAATACCAATTATTGTGGGTGGCGGCATTAAATCCAAGGACCAACTGGTTGCAGCATGGAACGCAGGTGCAGATGTGGTTGTAGTCGGAAATATATTGGAGAATAATCCTGACGAACTATTGGGATTGAGATAG
- a CDS encoding vitamin B12-dependent ribonucleotide reductase: protein MSNKNIQKQGLTFARHNTKEDVSVYDLFKYEYRTSEIRNPNGDLVFQMKNVEVPAGWSQVATDILAQKYFRKKGVPQPNGTLAGETSAKQTVHRLVDCWKQWGQTYGYFASENDAQIFYDELVYSLLAQQAAPNSPQWFNTGLYTAYSIKGEPQGHYYVDPKTEKLTRSTNAYERPQPHACFILSVDDDLVNEGGIMDLWVREARIFKYGSGVGTNYSKIRGRNENLSGGGTSSGLMSFLKIGDRAAGAIKSGGTTRRAAKMVCLDLDHPEIMDFINWKKNEEKKVAALIAAGYPSDYEGEAYQTVAGQNSNNSVRIPAAFFKKLEKGENWDLIARTDGRVMDSIPAQKIWDDISYAAWACADPGVQYDDTINDWHTCPEGGRINASNPCSEYMFLDNTACNLASLNLMKFFDTDTLEFDVASYEYASRIWTVVLEISVLMAQFPSKEVAQLSYDYRTLGLGYANLGTLLMVSGIPYDSKKATAICGALTSILTGTAYATSAEMAATLGTFRMYEKNKKHMLRVIRNHRYAAYNTPLAYEGLSIPAVGIDPQYCPENLLQAACDSWDKALKLGEQYGYRNAQVTVIAPTGTIGLLMDCDTTGIEPDFAMVKFKKLSGGGYFKIINQSIPLALKNMGYTPEEVDEIVAYAKGHSTFEGCPHINPTTLRAKGFNDNDLRAIEQGAPTAFEIGFVFNKSILGEESMQRMGFKPEQYNAPNFNMLKALGFTAQQIEEANEYVSGTMTIEGAPFLKEEHLPVFDCANRCGAKGQRYIHPHAHIRMMAAAQPFLSGAISKTINLPNEATVDDIKSCYKMSWELGVKANALYRDGCKLSQPLSNKSDTKEEKVETASDMNTLVDKAVGENGEISIAELAPDIVLNAAKRIISMSTDTQFKRQLSDIVERKKLPSKRRGFTQKVKIEGNTLFVRTGEYADGTLGEIFVDMHKEGASFRSLMNCFSIAISIGLQYGVPLDEYVEKFTFTRFEPAGRIEGHDNIKQATSVVDFIFRMLGFEYCDREDLVHVKPEKSEQKHHHIDKEVGKPTQTHKHTHTVSVEKHEKIEHSSTHIHNKIPAQGDAPTCKNCGNMTVRSGTCYTCLTCGSTTGCS, encoded by the coding sequence ATGAGTAATAAAAATATACAAAAACAAGGGCTTACATTTGCCAGACACAACACCAAAGAGGATGTTTCTGTTTACGATTTATTCAAATATGAATATAGAACATCAGAAATTAGAAATCCAAATGGAGATTTAGTTTTTCAAATGAAAAACGTAGAAGTTCCCGCAGGATGGAGCCAAGTTGCTACAGATATATTAGCACAAAAATATTTTCGCAAAAAAGGAGTGCCCCAACCCAATGGTACACTTGCCGGAGAAACCAGTGCAAAACAAACTGTACACAGATTGGTTGACTGCTGGAAACAATGGGGTCAAACTTATGGTTACTTTGCCTCTGAGAATGATGCTCAAATATTCTATGATGAGTTAGTGTACTCATTGTTGGCTCAACAAGCTGCGCCTAACTCTCCTCAATGGTTTAACACAGGTTTATATACAGCATATTCTATCAAAGGAGAGCCTCAAGGACACTATTATGTAGATCCTAAAACTGAAAAATTAACACGTTCTACCAATGCCTATGAAAGACCACAACCACACGCTTGCTTTATTTTATCTGTGGATGATGATTTAGTAAACGAAGGTGGTATCATGGATTTGTGGGTGAGAGAAGCGCGTATTTTCAAATATGGTTCAGGTGTAGGAACTAACTACTCAAAAATTAGAGGAAGAAATGAAAACCTTTCTGGCGGTGGAACATCTTCAGGTTTAATGTCATTCTTAAAAATAGGAGACCGTGCTGCCGGTGCTATCAAGTCCGGTGGAACAACTCGCAGAGCAGCCAAAATGGTGTGTCTTGATTTAGATCACCCTGAAATAATGGACTTCATTAATTGGAAAAAGAATGAAGAGAAAAAAGTGGCTGCACTAATTGCTGCCGGCTATCCTAGCGATTACGAAGGTGAGGCATATCAAACTGTGGCAGGACAAAACTCTAACAACTCTGTGCGTATTCCGGCTGCTTTCTTCAAAAAATTAGAAAAAGGTGAAAATTGGGACTTAATTGCCAGAACTGACGGCAGGGTGATGGATTCAATTCCTGCTCAAAAAATTTGGGACGATATTTCTTATGCTGCATGGGCTTGTGCTGACCCCGGAGTACAATATGATGACACAATCAATGATTGGCATACTTGTCCAGAAGGCGGTAGAATCAACGCTTCTAACCCATGTTCTGAATACATGTTCCTTGATAATACGGCTTGTAATCTTGCATCATTAAACCTAATGAAGTTTTTTGATACTGATACACTTGAGTTTGACGTAGCTTCTTATGAATACGCTTCCAGAATTTGGACAGTTGTATTAGAGATTTCTGTGTTGATGGCACAGTTCCCAAGCAAAGAAGTGGCTCAACTTTCTTATGATTACAGAACACTTGGTTTGGGTTATGCAAACTTAGGTACATTGTTAATGGTATCCGGAATTCCTTATGATAGCAAGAAAGCAACTGCAATTTGTGGTGCATTAACTTCTATTCTTACAGGTACTGCCTACGCTACATCTGCTGAAATGGCTGCTACATTGGGCACTTTCAGAATGTATGAAAAGAACAAAAAACACATGTTACGTGTGATAAGAAATCACCGCTACGCTGCTTATAACACTCCTTTGGCATACGAAGGATTGAGCATTCCTGCAGTAGGTATTGACCCGCAATACTGCCCTGAAAACCTGCTTCAAGCAGCTTGTGACAGTTGGGATAAAGCACTTAAATTAGGTGAACAATACGGCTACAGAAATGCTCAAGTTACCGTAATTGCCCCTACAGGTACTATTGGACTTCTGATGGATTGTGACACCACAGGTATTGAACCAGATTTTGCAATGGTAAAATTTAAGAAATTATCCGGTGGCGGATATTTCAAAATTATCAATCAATCTATTCCGCTGGCACTCAAAAACATGGGATATACCCCTGAGGAAGTAGATGAGATTGTTGCCTATGCAAAAGGGCATAGCACATTTGAAGGCTGTCCTCACATTAACCCGACTACACTCAGAGCCAAAGGCTTTAATGATAATGACCTGAGAGCAATTGAACAAGGTGCACCAACAGCATTTGAAATTGGCTTTGTATTCAACAAATCTATCTTAGGCGAAGAATCAATGCAAAGAATGGGATTCAAACCTGAGCAATACAATGCACCTAACTTCAATATGCTTAAAGCACTTGGATTTACTGCACAACAAATAGAAGAAGCCAACGAATACGTTTCCGGTACAATGACAATCGAAGGTGCACCTTTCCTAAAAGAAGAACATCTGCCTGTCTTTGACTGTGCAAACCGTTGTGGTGCAAAAGGACAAAGATACATTCACCCGCATGCCCATATTAGGATGATGGCAGCAGCTCAACCATTCCTCTCCGGTGCAATATCAAAAACAATTAACCTTCCTAATGAAGCTACTGTAGATGATATTAAATCTTGCTACAAAATGAGCTGGGAACTTGGTGTGAAAGCCAATGCGCTGTATAGAGACGGATGTAAACTTTCTCAACCGCTGTCAAACAAATCTGATACAAAAGAAGAAAAAGTTGAGACAGCGAGTGATATGAACACACTCGTTGATAAAGCAGTAGGCGAAAATGGTGAAATTTCTATAGCTGAGCTTGCTCCGGACATTGTACTGAATGCAGCAAAACGCATTATTAGTATGTCAACCGATACTCAGTTCAAACGTCAGTTGAGTGATATTGTTGAAAGAAAGAAACTCCCAAGCAAACGAAGAGGATTTACCCAAAAAGTAAAAATTGAAGGAAACACCCTTTTTGTCAGAACAGGTGAATATGCTGACGGAACCTTAGGTGAAATCTTTGTTGATATGCATAAAGAAGGCGCATCTTTCCGTTCTTTAATGAACTGCTTTTCGATTGCTATTTCTATTGGATTGCAATATGGTGTTCCTTTAGATGAATATGTTGAAAAATTTACATTTACACGTTTTGAACCCGCAGGCAGAATTGAAGGACATGACAATATCAAACAAGCAACATCTGTTGTGGACTTTATCTTTAGAATGTTAGGGTTTGAATATTGTGATAGAGAAGATTTAGTACACGTTAAGCCGGAAAAAAGTGAGCAGAAACACCATCATATAGATAAAGAAGTAGGTAAACCTACTCAAACCCACAAGCATACACACACTGTTTCGGTTGAAAAGCATGAAAAGATTGAACACTCTTCAACTCATATTCACAACAAAATACCTGCGCAAGGTGATGCCCCAACTTGTAAGAATTGTGGTAACATGACAGTACGTAGCGGAACTTGCTACACTTGTTTGACTTGTGGCAGTACCACAGGTTGTTCATAA
- a CDS encoding serine hydrolase produces the protein MKKYLLLIIYVFSITAKAQTLYFPPTSGTDWDTISPASLGWCEDKIDTLYDYLEARNSKAFILLKDGKIVMEKYFGTFTMDSVWYWASAGKTLTAFTVGIAQQEGFLDINDPTSQYLGAGWTVCPPAKEDLITIKHQLSMTSGLDDGVPDNHCFADTCLQYIADAGTRWAYHNAPYTLLDSVIYYATGQSLNSYVMQNIGVPIGMTGMFVYSNNNNVFYSKPRSMARFGLLILNHGNWNGNQILTDTEYFNQMVNTSQNINQSYGYLWWLNGKSSYRLPNLQLQFNGYLNPNAPADMYAALGKNGQFINVVPSMNLTFIRMGNAPTSSAVPFTMNDTIWQKLIEIMCNKTAVTQVSVERNAVLQVYPNPAQHTFTIELPNKSFSLEVFDITGRKIYAQDNISNRTEIDCSNFSRGIYKVQVTDSKNSYNQKLIIQ, from the coding sequence ATGAAAAAATATTTACTACTTATTATATATGTTTTTTCCATTACAGCCAAAGCCCAAACACTTTATTTTCCTCCAACCTCAGGTACTGATTGGGATACCATTTCTCCCGCTTCGCTCGGCTGGTGTGAAGACAAGATAGACACCCTGTATGACTATTTGGAAGCCCGAAATTCAAAAGCATTTATACTGCTTAAAGACGGTAAAATTGTTATGGAGAAATACTTCGGCACATTTACTATGGATAGTGTTTGGTATTGGGCATCTGCGGGCAAAACACTCACTGCATTTACGGTGGGTATTGCACAACAAGAAGGATTTCTTGATATAAATGACCCGACCTCTCAATATCTTGGGGCAGGTTGGACAGTTTGCCCCCCGGCAAAAGAAGATTTAATCACAATTAAGCACCAACTTTCCATGACAAGTGGCTTAGATGATGGTGTGCCTGATAACCACTGTTTTGCCGACACCTGTCTCCAATACATTGCTGATGCAGGCACCCGATGGGCTTATCACAATGCACCCTATACCTTGCTTGACAGTGTTATTTATTATGCTACCGGACAATCGCTCAATTCTTATGTAATGCAAAATATCGGAGTGCCTATCGGTATGACAGGAATGTTTGTTTATTCGAACAACAACAATGTATTTTACAGTAAACCAAGGAGTATGGCTCGTTTTGGACTATTGATTCTCAATCACGGGAACTGGAATGGCAACCAGATTTTGACCGATACGGAATACTTCAATCAAATGGTAAATACTTCGCAAAATATCAACCAGTCCTATGGTTACTTGTGGTGGTTGAATGGAAAATCTTCTTACAGACTTCCAAATTTACAACTGCAATTTAACGGATACCTCAATCCCAATGCACCTGCTGATATGTATGCAGCTTTGGGAAAAAATGGGCAATTCATAAATGTAGTGCCCAGCATGAATTTGACTTTTATACGTATGGGCAATGCCCCTACAAGCAGTGCCGTACCTTTTACCATGAATGATACTATATGGCAAAAACTGATTGAAATAATGTGCAACAAAACTGCTGTTACTCAAGTATCAGTTGAGAGAAATGCAGTATTACAAGTTTATCCAAACCCTGCACAGCATACTTTTACAATTGAATTGCCTAATAAAAGTTTTTCTCTTGAAGTTTTTGATATAACCGGACGTAAGATTTATGCTCAAGACAACATTTCAAACAGGACAGAAATTGATTGTAGCAATTTTTCAAGAGGCATATATAAAGTACAAGTTACAGATAGTAAGAATAGTTACAATCAAAAACTAATAATCCAATGA
- a CDS encoding damage-inducible protein DinB, with the protein MKQFFTALFEYSHYYNQQVFDVIKNNPEKVSEKVVKLINHVVNAHHIWNYRIEKTKPIIGVWELHTIAELKTMNQENFQHTLQILNKADLCEVIQYTNSKGEVFSNSIRDILFHVVNHFTYHRGQIVTDLKNQGVEPLVSDYIFYKRQK; encoded by the coding sequence ATGAAACAGTTTTTTACAGCATTATTTGAATACAGCCATTATTACAATCAACAAGTGTTTGATGTTATTAAAAACAACCCCGAAAAAGTCTCTGAAAAAGTTGTAAAGCTTATTAATCATGTTGTCAATGCTCATCATATTTGGAATTATCGAATAGAAAAGACAAAGCCTATAATTGGTGTATGGGAGTTGCACACTATAGCTGAATTAAAAACCATGAATCAAGAAAACTTTCAGCATACTTTGCAAATACTTAACAAAGCAGACCTATGCGAGGTCATTCAATACACAAATAGCAAAGGAGAAGTTTTTAGTAATAGTATCAGGGATATACTTTTTCATGTTGTGAACCATTTTACTTACCACCGAGGGCAAATAGTAACAGATTTAAAAAACCAAGGGGTAGAGCCTTTAGTTTCTGATTATATCTTTTACAAACGTCAAAAATGA
- a CDS encoding AMP-binding protein, giving the protein MNYVEFCKLWDDETMTGFQLKTSGSTGEPKPILLEKKWLEYSAKQTQQTLGITSGKIFCCIPTDKVGGFMMMVRARVLGLGFEYAEPSSDPMTNLVFNHDCTFISLVPLQLKAILENLESVQKLNRFSHILIGGGPIDDNVVAALQTLRPAIYHTYAMTETYSHIALRRLNGAKAQKRFYPLPNVKVQLNESTCLQIQTQFSALIDTTDLAHIYPDGSFEILGRADFVINSGGIKILPERVEKLIAESRIVPFAFVISSKPDSRLGEKVVMVCNQDTKLPLNTLQTLKKQLPKYHNPLEIILVTDIPHTNNGKPDRKKLKQLLSHT; this is encoded by the coding sequence ATGAACTACGTTGAATTTTGCAAACTTTGGGACGATGAAACCATGACAGGGTTTCAGCTCAAAACCTCCGGTTCTACAGGAGAACCTAAACCGATCTTACTTGAGAAAAAATGGCTTGAATACAGCGCGAAGCAAACACAACAAACATTAGGCATCACTTCCGGCAAAATCTTTTGTTGTATTCCAACTGACAAAGTGGGTGGTTTCATGATGATGGTGCGTGCAAGAGTACTTGGACTTGGTTTTGAATATGCAGAGCCTTCTTCTGATCCCATGACAAATCTGGTTTTTAATCATGATTGTACATTTATTAGCTTAGTGCCGCTGCAACTCAAAGCGATTTTAGAAAACCTTGAATCTGTGCAAAAACTCAACCGATTCTCACATATTCTGATTGGTGGCGGACCCATTGACGACAATGTAGTAGCAGCACTACAAACATTAAGACCTGCCATTTATCACACTTATGCAATGACGGAAACTTATTCGCATATTGCACTCCGAAGGCTCAATGGAGCAAAAGCTCAAAAACGATTTTATCCTTTACCCAATGTCAAAGTGCAATTGAATGAATCCACTTGTTTGCAAATTCAAACCCAATTTTCTGCATTGATAGACACTACTGATTTAGCCCATATTTATCCGGATGGTTCTTTTGAAATTCTCGGAAGAGCTGATTTTGTTATCAATAGTGGTGGTATAAAAATCTTGCCTGAAAGGGTTGAAAAACTCATTGCTGAAAGCCGTATCGTACCATTTGCTTTTGTCATTAGCAGCAAGCCCGACAGTCGTCTTGGCGAAAAGGTAGTAATGGTGTGCAACCAAGACACCAAGCTTCCCCTGAACACGCTGCAAACCCTTAAAAAACAACTGCCAAAATATCATAATCCGTTGGAGATTATATTGGTTACTGATATTCCTCACACAAATAACGGTAAACCGGATAGAAAAAAATTAAAACAATTATTGTCCCACACTTAA
- a CDS encoding helix-hairpin-helix domain-containing protein, whose amino-acid sequence MENLEIGEIFALYGKLLELHGENAFRAANYLNAPFKFKKLNERIADMDEEQIVSHPALGKSLAEKIPEILLKGSFADLDKLIAKTPAGLIELLSVRGLGAKKVRELWTQLGVESPGELLYACKENRLISLKGFGEKSQQNIVKELEFRELNLGKILFSALQPTAAQLFDFISNLACISRVEYSGAYRRLCEIISKLEFVVVCNNLEQLKQELSGLGLQIKEESPSQLNYELKPGFEFVLHIANANNFASTLFRTSASAAHLSKITMIREHASTEEEIYQENGLHFIRPELREGLNEIELARQGIIPEAVSYSDVKGVLHNHTQWSDGRNTVREMAEFCIAKGWEYIAICDHSQTAAYAGGLSIDRVLQQFNEIDKLNVELAPFKIFKGIESDILGDGSLDYPTEILAQFDLVVASVHSNLNMDEERAMQRLTAAIENPYTTILGHPTGRLLLSRKGYPVNHKELIDICAANQVVIELNANPHRLDIDWRWLDYAVSKGVTIAINPDAHNLKGLTDMQYGVNVARKSNLQKEFVLNSLSLAEFEQFLSRIRQSKGI is encoded by the coding sequence ATGGAAAATCTTGAGATAGGAGAAATCTTTGCTCTTTATGGTAAATTACTTGAACTGCATGGCGAAAACGCTTTTAGGGCTGCCAATTACCTGAATGCACCCTTTAAATTTAAAAAACTAAATGAGCGTATTGCAGACATGGACGAAGAACAAATCGTGTCTCATCCCGCATTGGGGAAATCGCTTGCTGAAAAAATTCCAGAAATACTGCTAAAAGGCAGTTTTGCCGATCTTGACAAATTGATAGCAAAAACTCCTGCAGGTCTTATTGAGTTACTTAGTGTTCGCGGGCTTGGTGCAAAAAAAGTCAGAGAACTGTGGACACAACTCGGGGTTGAATCTCCGGGAGAACTTCTCTATGCTTGCAAAGAAAACAGACTGATTTCACTCAAAGGATTCGGAGAAAAATCACAACAGAATATTGTCAAAGAATTGGAATTCAGAGAGTTGAACTTAGGCAAAATCTTATTTTCAGCCCTGCAACCAACAGCAGCACAACTTTTTGATTTTATCAGCAACCTTGCGTGTATCAGCCGCGTTGAATATAGCGGAGCATACAGAAGACTATGCGAAATCATCAGTAAATTAGAGTTTGTTGTGGTATGTAACAACCTTGAACAACTGAAACAAGAACTGTCCGGTTTGGGTTTGCAAATCAAAGAAGAGTCTCCGTCCCAATTAAACTATGAACTTAAACCCGGATTTGAATTTGTCTTACATATTGCCAACGCAAATAATTTTGCTTCAACCTTATTCAGGACGAGTGCATCTGCAGCGCATTTGTCCAAGATTACAATGATTCGGGAACATGCATCAACCGAAGAAGAAATTTATCAAGAGAATGGATTGCACTTCATACGTCCTGAACTGAGGGAAGGATTGAATGAAATAGAATTAGCTCGCCAAGGAATCATACCGGAAGCAGTTTCATACTCCGATGTAAAAGGGGTGTTACACAACCACACTCAGTGGTCAGATGGTAGAAATACGGTGAGAGAAATGGCTGAATTTTGCATTGCAAAAGGCTGGGAGTACATAGCCATTTGCGATCATTCACAAACAGCAGCTTATGCTGGAGGTTTGTCCATTGACAGGGTCTTGCAGCAGTTTAATGAGATTGACAAACTTAATGTTGAACTGGCTCCGTTTAAAATTTTCAAGGGAATAGAAAGCGATATTTTGGGCGATGGCAGCCTTGATTACCCCACAGAAATTTTAGCTCAATTTGACCTTGTGGTTGCATCGGTACACAGCAACTTGAATATGGATGAAGAACGAGCCATGCAAAGATTAACTGCCGCTATAGAGAATCCCTACACAACGATTCTTGGACATCCAACAGGACGACTTTTGTTGAGCAGAAAAGGGTATCCTGTCAATCATAAAGAATTGATAGATATCTGTGCAGCCAACCAAGTTGTCATAGAGTTAAATGCCAATCCCCACAGACTTGATATCGACTGGCGATGGCTTGACTATGCTGTGAGCAAAGGAGTAACTATTGCTATTAACCCTGATGCACACAATTTGAAAGGACTGACTGACATGCAATATGGCGTTAATGTTGCTCGCAAGTCAAATCTTCAAAAGGAATTTGTGTTAAACAGTTTGAGTCTTGCAGAGTTTGAACAGTTTTTATCCCGTATAAGACAAAGTAAAGGTATATGA